In Mus musculus strain C57BL/6J chromosome 9, GRCm38.p6 C57BL/6J, one genomic interval encodes:
- the Nbeal2 gene encoding neurobeachin-like protein 2, which produces MAASERLYELWLLYYAQKDLGYLQQWLKAFVGVFEKTISLSSLEPRRPEEAGAEVPLLPLDALHALAEQLDQDDLDQALLLLKLFIILCRNLENVEAGWGQVLVPRVLALLTVLMAELKGSSQESHGTQLENVALHALLLCEGLFDPYQTWRRQLTGEVISSKEKSKYKFPPAALPCEFGAFFQENLQDAERLPPTLLLRLIHLFGAILAGGKANGQMAVSAGSVQGLLGVVRGWGRGPAQDPQQVPLALRALVGAVHVLHASRAPPRGPELRTLLEGYFHILNADWPTSPSSSPEEALVTLRVSMLDAIPMMLACEDRPVLQATFLSNNCFEHLIRLIQNSKLYLQARAPPEGDSDLATWLLTEPDVQKVLDQDTDAIAVHVVRVLTCIMSGSPSAKEVFKERIGYQHLQEVLQSHGPPTHRLLQELLNMAVEGDHSMHPPPPIRNEQPVLVLMQWLPALPTAELRLFLAQRLWWLCDSCPASRTTCVQAGLVGYLLETLNTGTALGARCQEQLLALLQALGRVSLRPLELRRLLRPPPGLDSESSGNESQKARHAGAVIRALSGMARHRGPARALRYFDLTPSMAGIMVPPVQRWPGAGFTFHAWLCLQSSEAVPTSAPSRPLQRKQLYSFFTSSGSGFEAFFTAAGTLVVAVCTRKEYVTVNLPEVSFADSAWHCVAIVHVPGRRPFSQNLVNVFKDGHLVKTVPFRFPSLSEPFSSCCIGSAGHRTTTTTTGLPASSVSTALAHTHPSLTRSQSVPASTGLGWGPGLGTPLQEGSVSSTLAGTQDTRWGSPTSLEGELGAVAIFHEALQPSALRVLCSLGPNEPAPFKPEGELHEFGTKLLLHYSPQACKNNICLDLSPGHGLDGRLTGHRVETWDVKDVVNCVGGMGVLLPLLERVAVQPQEAEAGPCETHDLVGPELTSGRNTQGLLLPLGKSSEDRMERNAVAAFLLMLRNFLQNHTVNQESLVQCQGPAIIGALLRKVPSSAMDMNVLMSAQLLMEQAAADGGGPLLYLLYQHLLFNFHLWTLSDFAVRLGHIQYMSSMVREHRQKLRKKYGVQFLLDALRTHYSPQRERPLAADDLRTVQTSLLGLVREFLVRNFSVEDMQVVLNFLAATGDDGQVVGTLELLLTLLQGSPVQDPLAAFLLELGNLEVLLALLVRPKSTPLLTDRVCKILRRLQQNERLPERNRQRIRLHDCGLQGLVASLSEESISPQLCQGLYKLFVGTVPQVVSPDCLNLSDLLAVVQLSLQADLSVRLDICRQLFYLIYGQPDVVRLLARQAGWQDVLTRLYVLEAATDSSPPRFLPELPISSELALSPPPTELPADSSDVFLPSESPCPDQDAFYQALSPFSTPFDLGLERASIGSGNTAGGGSSNGTVTPASQPGTPSPLDGPRPFPTAQGRHSSSLSNVLEDGSLLEPNISGDDTSNTSNPQQTPEEELCNLLTNVLFSVTWRGVEGSAEAAWRERGQVFSVLTQLGASATLVRPPDCIKRSLLEMMLESALTDIKEAPPGGLANLSQQALWLLRLLQDFLCAEGHGNQELWSEKLFEGVCNLLDRLGAWPHLANSTADLREMAQIGLRLVLGYILLEDPQLHAQAYVKLHTLLQTAVPTRREEACYVLSKLEAALSRALTTSSSETEHASTAVAASERCSWLVPLVRTLLDRAYGPLGLQWGLPSLPPTNGSPTFFEDFQAFCATAEWRHFIDKQVQPTMSKFEMDTYAKSHDLMSGFWNACYDTLMSSGQRHQRDRIQSRRAFKELVLEPAQRRARVEGLRYASVLKQQAAQHSTALLHWGALWRQLSSPCGAWALRIPPAPHWKLSSAETYSRMRLKLVPNHHFDPHLEASALRDNLGEAPMTPTEETSLPLAVTKEAKISAPPEELPEEQLGEEDLAALESLMEEAAELDEKREKLVLSAECQLVTVVAVVPGLLEITTQHVYFYDGSTERVETEEGIGHDFRRPLAQLREVHLRRFNLRRSALELFFIDQSNYFLNFPHKVAASSASSPCQAPRPQLYPIPSHTQLRNQVYSLLLRLRPPTQGYLSSRSPLEMLRASGLTQKWVQREISNFEYLMQLNTIAGRTYNDLSQYPVFPWVLQDYVSPVLDLSNPAVFRDLSKPIGVVNPKHAQLVREKYESFEDPAGTIDKFHYGTHYSNAAGVMHYLIRVEPFTSLHVQLQSGRFDCSDRQFHSVAAAWQARLESPADVKELIPEFFYFPDFLENQNGFDLGCLQLTNEKVGDVVLPPWAGSPEDFIQKHRQALESEYVSTHLHEWIDLIFGYKQRGPAAEEALNVFYYCTYEGAVDLDHVADERERKALEGIISNFGQTPCQLLKEPHPPRLSAEEAANRLARLDTNSPSIFQNLNQLKAFFAEVVSEAVPLVLALVPHRQSHSFITQSSSDMLVTVSASGLLGTHTWLPYDRNINNYFTFSKDPTMGSPKVQKLLSGPWVSDSGVSAQALAVAPDGKLLFSGGHWDGSLRVTSLPRGRLLNQLSRHLDIVTCLALDTCGIYLISGSRDTTCMVWRLLQQSGLSAGLAPKPVQVLYGHVAAVSCVAISTELDMAVSGSEDGTVIIHTVRRGQFVAALRPPGATLPGPISHLALGAEGQIVVQSSACERPGAQVTYSLHLYSVNGRLRASVTLTEQPTALTVAEDFVLLGTAQCSLHILHLNKLRPAVPPLPMKVPVHSVSVTKERSHVLVGLEDGKLIVVGAGQPSEVRSSQFARRLWRSSRRISQVSSGETEYNPGEAR; this is translated from the exons AAGGACCTTGGTTACCTGCAGCAATGGCTGAAGGCCTTTGTGGGTGTCTTCGAGAAGACTATCTCGTTATCCTCCCTGGAACCTCGAAG GCCAGAGGAGGCAGGTGCGGAAGTGCCTCTGCTACCCCTAGATGCTCTACATGCACTAGCGGAGCAGCTGGACCAGGACGACCTGGATCAAGCCCTGCTGTTGCTGAAGCTCTTTATCATCCTCTGCAG gaacctAGAGAACGTAGAGGCTGGTTGGGGCCAGGTACTGGTGCCCCGTGTGCTGGCGTTGCTCACTGTATTGATGGCTGAG CTGAAAGGATCCTCACAGGAGAGCCATGGGACCCAGCTAGAGAACGTGGCCCTGCATGCCCTGCTCCTTTGTGAAGGGCTCTTTGACCCTTACCAGACTTGGCGGCGCCAGCTCACTGG ggaagTCATCAGCTCCAAGGAGAAGAGCAAATACAAGTTCCCTCCGGCCGCCTTGCCCTGTGAATTTGGAGCCTTCTTCCAAG AGAACCTGCAGGATGCAGAGCGTTTGCCTCCCACGTTGCTGTTGCGGCTCATCCACCTCTTTGGTGCCATCCTTGCAGGAGGAAAG GCGAATgggcagatggctgtgagtgCTGGCTCTGTGCAGGGACTGCTAGGTGTGGTGCGGGGCTGGGGCCGTGGCCCTGCTCAGGACCCCCAGCAGGTGCCACTGGCTCTGAGAGCACTGGTGGGTGCAGTGCACGTTCTGCATGCTAGCCGAGCACCACCCCGAGGACCAGAACTGCGTACCCTGCTTGAGGGTTACTTCCACATTCTCAATGCTGACTGGCCAACTAGTCCAAGTTCAAGCCCCGAAGAGGCCCTTGTCACCCTGCGGGTCAGCATGCTCG ATGCTATCCCCATGATGCTGGCGTGTGAGGACCGGCCAGTGCTACAAGCCACCTTCCTTAGCAACAATTGCTTTGAGCATCTTATTCGCCTCATCCAGAACAGCAAG CTTTACCTGCAGGCCCGGGCGCCCCCTGAGGGGGACAGTGACCTGGCTACCTGGTTACTGACTGAGCCCGATGTCCAGAAG GTGCTTGACCAGGACACCGATGCCATCGCAGTGCACGTGGTCAGAGTGCTGACCTGCATCATGAGTGGCTCCCCTTCGGCCAAG GAGGTGTTCAAGGAGCGCATTGGCTACCAGCACCTGCAGGAGGTCCTGCAGAGCCACGGACCCCCTACCCACAGGCTGTTGCAGGAATTGCTCAACATG GCTGTGGAGGGTGACCACAGCATGCACCCACCTCCACCAATCCGCAACGAGCAGCCAGTGCTGGTGCTGATGCAGTGGCTACCAGCACTGCCCACAGCTGAGCTGCGCCTCTTCCTGGCACAACGCCTCTGGTGGCTCTGTGACAGCTGCCCTGCCAGTCGCACCACCTGTGTGCAAGCAGGCCTGGTGGGCTACCTGTTAGAGACACTTAACACGGGGACAGCCCTGGGAGCCCGCTGCCAGGAGCAGCTGTTAGCCTTGCTGCAAGCTCTGGGTCGAGTGTCACTACGGCCCTTGGAGCTGCGTCGCCTGCTGCGCCCCCCACCGGGGCTGGACTCAGAGTCAAGTGGAAATGAATCTCAGAAGGCTCGCCATGCAGGCGCCGTCATCCGGGCACTGTCGGGCATGGCCCGGCACCGGGGTCCTGCACGTGCCCTGCGCTACTTTGACCTCACGCCCAGCATGGCTGGCATCATGGTGCCGCCCGTGCAGCGGTGGCCAGGAGCCGGCTTTACCTTCCATGCCTGGCTGTGTCTACAATCGTCAGAGGCGGTTCCTACCTCAGCTCCCAGCCGGCCCCTCCAGCGGAAACAACTGTACAG CTTCTTCACCAGCAGTGGCTCAGGGTTCGAAGCCTTCTTCACGGCAGCTGGCACCCTGGTGGTGGCCGTGTGCACACGGAAGGAGTACGTGACCGTGAACTTGCCCGAAGTGTCCTTCGCGGATTCTGCCTGG CACTGCGTGGCCATTGTGCATGTGCCCGGGCGCCGACCCTTCAGTCAGAACCTGGTCAATGTCTTCAAAGATGGCCATCTGGTCAAGACAGTACCTTTTCGCTTTCCCTCCCTCAGTGAG CCTTTCTCCTCCTGCTGTATTGGTTCTGCTGGGCACCGCACAACGACAACCACCACAGGGCTTCCCGCGTCATCAGTCTCCACAGCCTTGGCTCACACTCACCCTTCCCTCACCCGCTCCCAGTCAGTCCCAGCCTCCACAGGCCTGGGCTGGGGGCCTGGACTGGGGACCCCTCTGCAGGAGGGCAGCGTCAGCTCTACCCTCGCAGGCACCCAGGACACTCGGTGGGGAAGCCCCACATCTCTGGAGGGTGAGCTGGGGGCTGTAGCCATCTTCCATGAAGCCCTGCAACCATCTGCCCTAAGGGTCCTGTGTAGCCTGG GGCCCAATGAGCCAGCACCCTTCAAGCCTGAGGGTGAACTACATGAGTTTGGCACCAAGTTGCTCCTCCATTATTCACCGCAG GCCTGTAAGAACAATATCTGTCTGGACCTGTCCCCTGGCCATGGGCTGGATGGCCGTCTGACAGGACATAGGGTGGAGACATGGGACGTGAAG GATGTGGTGAACTGCGTAGGGGGCATGGGTGTTCTGCTGCCCTTGCTGGAGCGAGTGGCTGTGCAGCCCCAGGAGGCCGAGGCCGGCCCGTGTGAAACACACGACCTCGTAGGACCTGAGCTGACCTCAGGCCGCAACACTCAGGGCCTGCTTCTCCCCCTGGGCAAGTCCTCAG AGGACCGGATGGAGAGGAACGCAGTGGCTGCCTTTCTCCTGATGCTTCGGAACTTCCTGCAGAACCACACCGTGAATCAGGAGAGCCTGGTGCAGTGCCAGGGTCCTGCCATCATAGGGGCTCTCCTGCGCAAG GTCCCCAGTTCGGCCATGGATATGAATGTGCTCATGTCTGCCCAGCTGCTGATGGAGCAGGCGGCTGCTGATGGCGGTGGGCCCCTCCTCTACCTGCTCTATCAGCACCTGCTCTTCAACTTTCACCTCTGGACCCTCAGTGACTTCGCTGTGCGCCTGG GTCACATCCAGTACATGTCTAGCATGGTCCGTGAGCACAGACAGAAACTTCGGAAGAAGTACGGAGTTCAGTTCCTCCTCGATGCTCTGCGCACGCACTACAG CCCGCAGCGCGAGCGCCCCCTAGCGGCAGACGACCTGCGTACAGTACAGACTTCCCTTTTGGGTCTGGTGCGTGAGTTCTTGGTTAGGAACTTCTCGGTGGAAGACATGCAGGTTGTATTGAACTTTTTGGCAGCTACCGGTGACGATGGCCAG GTGGTGGGCACCCTGGAGCTGTTGCTAACCCTGCTTCAGGGTTCTCCAGTGCAAGACCCCTTGGCCGCCTTCCTGCTGGAGCTGGGGAACCTTGAGGTGCTGCTCGCACTGCTGGTGCGGCCAAAGTCAACGCCCCTTTTGACCGACAGGGTCTGCAAG ATCTTGCGAAGACTGCAGCAGAATGAGCGGTTACCCGAGCGGAACCGCCAGAGGATACGGCTGCACGACTGTGGTCTCCAGGGTCTTGTTGCTAGCTTGTCGGAAGAGAGCATCTCTCCCCAGCTCTGCCAGGGCCTTTATAAGCTGTTTGTAGGGACAG TCCCTCAGGTTGTATCTCCAGACTGCCTGAATCTCTCAGATTTGTTGGCTGTTGTACAGCTGTCcctccaggctgacctcagtgtCCGCCTAGACATCTGCCGTCAG CTCTTTTACCTCATCTACGGACAGCCAGACGTCGTTCGGCTGCTGGCCCGACAAGCTGGCTGGCAGGATGTGCTGACGCGGCTGTATGTCCTCGAGGCTGCCACAGACAGTAGTCCCCCACGCTTCCTCCCAGAGCTGCCGATCTCTTCAGAGCTGGCCCTATCTCCGCCGCCCACTGAGTTGCCCGCTGACTCTTCTGACGTCTTCCTGCCTTCAGAGTCCCCTTGCCCTGACCAGGATGCTTTCTACCAGGCCCTCTCCCCGTTCAGTACACCCTTTGACCTGGGTTTGGAACGGGCCAGCATTGGCTCGGGCAATACCGCTGGTGGCGGCAGCAGCAATGGGACTGTTACTccggccagccagcctggcacaCCCTCCCCGCTGGATGGGCCACGGCCCTTCCCAACTGCCCAAGGCCGCCACAGCTCCAGTCTCTCCAATGTGCTGGAAGATGGCAGCCTGCTAGAACCCAACATCAGTGGGGATGATACCTCGAACACGAGCAACCCCCAG CAAACCCCTGAAGAGGAGCTGTGCAACTTACTCACCAACGTGCTATTCTCAGTGACGTGGCGGGGCGTGGAGGGCAGTGCGGAGGCCGCCTGGCGGGAACGTGGCCAGGTCTTCTCCGTGCTTACCCAGCTGGGGGCCTCTGCCACACTTGTGCGACCACCAGACTGCATCAAGCGCAG CCTCCTAGAGATGATGTTAGAGTCAGCCCTGACCGACATCAAGGAGGCTCCCCCAGGAGGCCTGGCCAACCTTTCCCAGCAGGCACTGTGGCTGCTCCGTTTACTGCAGGATTTCCTGTGTGCTGAGGGCCACGGTAACCAGGAGCTGTGGAGTGAGAAG CTCTTTGAAGGTGTGTGCAACCTGCTTGATCGCCTGGGAGCCTGGCCACATCTCGCCAATAGCACAGCAGATCTCCGGGAGATGGCGCAGATCGGCTTACGTCTTGTGCTTGGATACATCCTATTGGAAGACCCACAG CTGCATGCCCAGGCCTATGTGAAGCTGCACACACTGCTGCAGACCGCAGTGCCGACCCGCCGGGAGGAGGCGTGCTACGTGCTCTCCAAGCTGGAGGCAGCGCTCAGTCGGGCGCTGACCACCTCGTCTTCCGAGACTGAGCATGCGTCTACAGCCGTGGCAGCCTCTGAGCGCTGTTCGTGGTTGGTGCCACTGGTCCGCACGCTGCTGGACCGTGCATATGGGCCCCTGGGACTGCAGTGGGGGCTGCCCTCCTTACCACCCACCAATGGAAGCCCCACCTTCTTTGAGGACTTCCAGGCTTTTTGTGCCACAGCCGAATGGCGCCACTTCATCGACAAGCAG GTTCAGCCAACTATGTCAAAGTTTGAAATGGACACATATGCTAAGAGCCATGACCTCATGTCAGGCTTCTGGAATGCCTGCTACGACACACTCATGAGCAGCGGGCAGCGGCATCAGCGGGACCGTATCCAGAGTCGGCGGGCCTTCAAG GAGCTGGTCCTAGAACCTGCCCAGCGCAGGGCTCGCGTGGAGGGATTGCGCTATGCATCTGTACTGAAGCAGCAGGCAGCGCAGCACTCGACGGCACTGCTCCACTGGGGGGCGCTGTGGCGCCAGCTTTCTAGCCCCTGTGGGGCCTGGGCACTAAG GATCCCTCCAGCCCCCCACTGGAAGCTGTCTAGTGCAGAGACATACTCCCGTATGCGACTAAAACTGGTACCCAATCATCACTTTGACCCTCACCTGGAAGCTAGCGCCCTACGTGACAATCTCG GTGAAGCTCCCATGACACCCACTGAGGAGACCTCACTGCCTCTGGCAGTGACCAAAGAGGCCAAAATCAGTGCCCCTCCGGAGGAGCTGCCTGAGGAGCAGTTAGGGGAAGAGGACCTGGCTGCACTGGAGTCCCT GATGGAGGAGGCGGCCGAGCTAGATGAGAAACGCGAGAAGCTTGTGTTGTCGGCTGAGTGCCAGCTCGTCACGGTGGTGGCTGTGGTCCCGGGACTCTTAGAGATCACCACACAGCACGTGTATTTCTATGACGGCAGTACGGAACGCGTGGAAACAGAGGAAG GCATCGGCCATGACTTCCGGCGCCCCTTGGCCCAGCTGCGTGAGGTCCACCTGCGGCGTTTCAACCTGCGGCGTTCGGCGCTCGAACTCTTCTTCATTGACCAGTCCAACTACTTCCTCAACTTCCCACACAAGGTGGCCGCGTCCTCTGCGTCATCCCCTTGCCAGGCTCCCAGGCCCCAGCTCTACCCTATCCCATCCCACACCCAGCTACGGAACCAGGTGTACTCATTGCTTCTGCGCCTAAGGCCACCCACCCAAGGCTACCTAAGCAGCCGCTCCCCACTGGAGATGCTTCGTGCCTCGGGACTTACCCAG AAATGGGTACAGCGAGAGATATCCAACTTTGAGTACCTCATGCAACTCAACACAATCGCAGGGCGCACCTATAATGACCTGTCTCAGTACCCTGTG TTCCCCTGGGTCTTGCAGGACTATGTGTCCCCAGTCTTGGACCTCAGCAATCCAGCTGTCTTCCGGGACCTGTCCAAACCCATCGGTGTGGTGAATCCCAAGCATGCCCAGCTTGTGAGGGAGAA ATATGAGAGCTTTGAGGACCCAGCAGGCACAATCGACAAGTTCCACTATGGCACACACTATTCTAACGCAGCGGGCGTGATGCACTACCTCATCCGCGTGGAGCCCTTCACGTCCCTGCATGTCCAGCTACAGAGCGGCCG CTTCGACTGCTCTGACCGGCAGTTCCACTCGGTGGCAGCAGCCTGGCAGGCACGGCTGGAGAGCCCCGCCGACGTGAAGGAGCTCATTCCGGAGTTTTTCTACTTTCCTGACTTCCTGGAGAACCAGAATG GCTTTGACCTGGGCTGCCTCCAGTTGACCAACGAGAAGGTGGGTGATGTGGTGCTGCCCCCGTGGGCCGGCAGCCCCGAGGATTTCATCCAGAAACACCGCCAGGCTCTG GAGTCAGAGTATGTGTCCACCCACCTGCACGAATGGATCGACCTCATCTTTGGCTATAAGCAGCGGGGTCCAGCGGCCGAGGAGGCCCTCAATGTCTTCTATTACTGCACTTACGAAG GGGCGGTTGACCTGGACCACGTGGCAGATGAACGGGAGCGGAAGGCTCTGGAAGGCATCATCAGCAACTTCGGGCAGACTCCTTGTCAGCTGCTGAAG GAGCCACACCCACCCCGGCTCTCGGCTGAGGAAGCAGCCAATCGCCTCGCCCGGCTGGACACTAACTCACCAAGCATCTTCCAGAACCTCAACCAACTCAAGGCCTTTTTCGCTGAG GTTGTCAGTGAGGCTGTACCTCTGGTCTTAGCTCTGGTTCCTCACCGACAGTCACACTCCTTTATCACCCAGAGCTCCTCGGACATGTTG GTGACTGTAAGTGCCAGTGGGCTGCTGGGCACTCATACCTGGCTGCCCTATGACCGGAACATCAATAACTACTTTACCTTCAGCAAAGATCCCACCATGGGGAGCCCCAA GGTGCAGAAACTACTGAGTGGGCCCTGGGTCTCAGACAGTGGCGTGAGTGCACAAGCACTAGCAGTAGCTCCTGACGGAAAGCTGCTCTTCAGTGGTGGCCACTGGGATGGCAGCCTACGAGTGACTTCACTACCCCGTGGCAGGCTGTTGAATCAGCTAAGCCGACACCTTG ATATAGTGACCTGCCTTGCACTGGACACCTGCGGCATCTACCTCATCTCCGGCTCCCGGGATACCACGTGCATGGTGTGGCGTCTTCTGCAGCAG AGCGGTCTGTCAGCAGGGCTGGCACCAAAGCCTGTGCAGGTCTTATACGGACATGTAGCTGCAGTGAGCTGTGTGGCCATCAGCACTGAACTTGACATGGCCGTGTCTGGATCCGAG GATGGGACTGTGATCATACACACTGTACGTCGAGGCCAGTTTGTGGCAGCATTAAGGCCTCCAGGTGCCACACTGCCTGGACCTATATCGCACTTAGCACTGGGGGCTGAAGGCCAGATTGTTGTACAAAGCTCTGCTTGTGAACGTCCTGGGGCCCAG GTCACCTACTCCTTGCACCTGTATTCAGTGAATGGGAGGTTGCGGGCTTCAGTGACCCTGACGGAGCAGCCCACAGCCCTGACTGTGGCAGAAGACTTTGTTCTGCTGGGCACCGCTCAGTGCTCTCTACATATCCTCCACTTGAACAA ATTGCGGCCCGCCGTGCCTCCCCTGCCCATGAAAGTGCCGGTCCACAGTGTGTCTGTGACCAAGGAGCGCAGTCATGTGCTGGTGGGCCTGGAAGATGGCAAATTGATCGTTGTGGGCGCTGGGCAGCCTTCTGAG GTACGCAGCAGCCAGTTCGCGCGGAGGCTGTGGCGCTCCTCGCGGCGAATCTCCCAGGTGTCCTCTGGGGAGACTGAATACAATCCTGGCGAGGCTCGCTGA
- the Nradd gene encoding death domain-containing membrane protein NRADD produces MLYNVSKGVVYSDTALQGQDGDREGMWVGAGGALAPNTSSLFPPEPPGASSNIIPVYCALLATVILGLLAYVAFKCWRSHKQRQQLAKARTVELGDPDRDQRRGDSNVFVDSPPSLEPCIPSQGPHPDLGCQLYLHIPQQQQEEVQRLLMMGEPAKGWQELAGHLGYQAEAVETMACDQMPAYTLLRNWAAQEGNRATLRVLEDALAAIGREDVVQVLSSPAESSSVV; encoded by the exons ATGCTTTATAACGTCAGCAAAGGTGTGGTCTATTCAG ATACAGCCCTGCAGGGGCAGGACGGGGACAGGGAAGGAATGTGGGTAGGAGCTGGGGGAGCCCTAGCCCCCAATACCTCCTCCCTATTTCCCCCTGAGCCTCCAGGGGCCTCGAGCAACATCATTCCTGTCTACTGTGCTCTCCTAGCTACAGTGATCCTTGGTCTGCTGGCCTATGTGGCCTTCAAATG CTGGCGCTCACATAAGCAAAGGCAACAGTTGGCTAAAGCTCGGACTGTAGAGCTAGGGGACCCTGACAGGGACCAGAGGCGTGGTGACAGCAACGTCTTCGTGGACTCTCCTCCTAGTCTGGAGCCCTGTATTCCCAGCCAGG gacCACACCCGGACCTTGGCTGCCAGCTTTACCTGCATAttccacagcagcagcaggaggaagtCCAGCGGCTCCTGATGATGGGTGAGCCAGCCAAGGGCTGGCAGGAGCTGGCAGGCCACCTCGGCTACCAAGCTGAGGCTGTGGAAACCATGGCCTGTGACCAAATGCCAGCCTATACCCTGCTAAGGAACTGGGCTGCCCAAGAAGGCAATAGAGCTACCCTCAGAGTGCTGGAGGATGCTCTGGCTGCCATAGGCCGAGAAGATGTGGTCCAGGTTTTGAGCTCGCCAGCTGAGAGCTCCTCGGTGGTGTGA